Proteins found in one Enterococcus sp. 9D6_DIV0238 genomic segment:
- the murB gene encoding UDP-N-acetylmuramate dehydrogenase → MNKNEMMTELKDIKLLFDEPLMNFTFTKTGGPVDVLAFPKSKEEVALLVAYCKNHDLPWLVLGNASNLIVRDGGIRGMVIMLEEMKQVSVLDDGLVVEAGAKLIDTTYVALDHDLAGFEFACGIPGSVGGAVYMNAGAYGGEIKDVFTSVDILLEDGTIKTLTNEEMDFSYRHSVIQTMHCIILEARFSLTKGDHKLIKAKMDELTELRVSKQPLEYPSCGSVFKRPEGHFTGKLIQDAGLQGLKWGGAQISEKHAGFIVNIDHATATDYVELIAHIQAVIKEKFDVSLETEVRIIGEEK, encoded by the coding sequence TTTACTTTTACGAAAACGGGAGGCCCGGTCGATGTTTTGGCTTTCCCAAAATCAAAAGAAGAAGTCGCTTTATTAGTTGCTTATTGTAAAAATCATGACCTTCCTTGGCTTGTTTTAGGAAATGCCAGTAATTTGATCGTGCGTGATGGCGGGATTCGCGGAATGGTCATTATGTTGGAAGAAATGAAGCAAGTATCGGTTTTGGATGATGGATTAGTGGTCGAAGCTGGAGCAAAATTGATCGATACGACCTACGTTGCGCTGGATCATGATTTGGCTGGTTTTGAATTTGCCTGCGGGATTCCGGGAAGTGTGGGTGGCGCTGTTTATATGAATGCTGGCGCTTATGGTGGAGAGATCAAGGATGTTTTTACATCTGTCGATATTTTATTAGAAGACGGTACGATCAAGACTCTTACAAATGAAGAAATGGACTTTTCTTATCGCCACAGTGTGATCCAAACAATGCATTGTATCATTCTTGAAGCTAGATTTAGCCTGACGAAAGGTGACCATAAACTGATCAAAGCGAAAATGGATGAGCTGACAGAGCTGAGAGTTTCTAAACAACCGCTGGAATATCCTTCTTGTGGAAGTGTATTTAAACGTCCGGAAGGGCATTTTACTGGAAAACTGATTCAAGATGCAGGTTTACAAGGACTAAAATGGGGCGGTGCGCAGATATCTGAAAAGCATGCCGGCTTCATTGTAAATATCGATCACGCCACTGCAACTGACTATGTGGAATTGATCGCACATATTCAAGCAGTCATCAAAGAAAAATTTGATGTTTCATTAGAAACAGAGGTTCGAATCATCGGGGAAGAAAAATAA
- a CDS encoding IS1182 family transposase gives MMSKHPMNGRDQYMMISLEELVPKDHLIRKIDKAIDFTFIYPIVESTYSTLGRPSIDPVVLVKIVFIQYLFGIRSMRQTIKEIDTNVAYRWFLGYDFNETIPHFSTFGKNYVRRFRETTLFEDIFAYILEQAVKARMITEDVLYMDSTHIKANANKHYFTREMTHIEAKAYQSELEKEINEERIKAGKRPFTFPTESELKERKISKVDPESGYYVKGEREKQFAYSAHTGCDEHGFILDVIVTPGNRHDSQIAPDLVASICTKFPAIHAVAADAGYKTATFIEFLRRRKLHPVLPYTRPRGDRTLLAKNQFVYDEYYDCYLCPENQPLHFSTLTREGYREYKSKSYICQNCPQLKQCTRSQNHQKVVTRHIWQAGLENAEHLRHTSFNRETYRKRKETIERVFADAKEKHGMRWTKYRTLEKVAVHTRLIFAAMNLKKLALWG, from the coding sequence ATGATGTCAAAACACCCAATGAATGGAAGGGATCAATACATGATGATTTCCTTGGAAGAACTTGTCCCAAAAGATCACTTGATCCGAAAAATAGATAAAGCAATTGATTTTACCTTCATTTATCCAATTGTTGAATCAACTTATTCGACCTTAGGTCGACCAAGTATTGATCCTGTGGTTTTAGTCAAAATCGTCTTCATTCAATATCTCTTTGGTATCCGTTCCATGCGTCAAACGATAAAAGAAATAGACACTAATGTCGCTTATCGTTGGTTTTTAGGCTACGATTTCAATGAAACCATTCCACATTTCTCTACCTTTGGAAAAAACTATGTTCGCCGCTTTCGAGAAACTACACTCTTTGAAGATATTTTCGCCTACATACTGGAACAAGCTGTCAAGGCTCGGATGATTACGGAAGATGTTCTCTATATGGATTCTACTCATATCAAAGCTAATGCAAACAAGCATTATTTTACTAGAGAAATGACGCATATTGAAGCAAAAGCCTATCAATCAGAATTAGAGAAAGAAATTAACGAGGAACGCATCAAGGCAGGAAAGCGCCCTTTTACTTTCCCGACAGAAAGTGAGCTGAAAGAACGAAAAATAAGTAAAGTAGACCCTGAGAGCGGGTATTATGTAAAAGGAGAACGAGAGAAACAATTTGCTTATTCTGCTCATACTGGTTGTGATGAACACGGATTCATTTTAGATGTCATTGTAACGCCTGGTAACCGTCATGATAGTCAAATTGCTCCTGATCTAGTTGCCTCTATCTGTACTAAATTTCCAGCGATACATGCTGTAGCAGCTGATGCTGGGTATAAAACTGCCACTTTTATAGAATTTCTCCGACGGAGAAAACTTCACCCTGTTCTTCCTTATACACGACCTAGAGGTGATCGAACGTTACTAGCCAAAAATCAATTTGTCTATGACGAATACTACGATTGTTACCTGTGCCCTGAAAATCAACCCTTACATTTTTCTACACTTACTCGAGAGGGATACCGTGAATATAAGTCAAAATCTTACATTTGCCAGAATTGTCCGCAATTGAAGCAGTGCACAAGAAGTCAAAATCATCAAAAAGTAGTGACCCGTCATATTTGGCAAGCTGGGTTGGAGAATGCAGAACATCTTCGTCATACTTCCTTCAATCGAGAAACATACCGCAAACGTAAAGAAACTATTGAAAGAGTGTTTGCCGATGCAAAAGAGAAGCATGGGATGCGTTGGACAAAATACCGAACCTTGGAAAAAGTCGCAGTGCATACGAGACTGATTTTTGCTGCAATGAATTTAAAGAAATTAGCCCTGTGGGGCTAG
- the cbpA gene encoding cyclic di-AMP binding protein CbpA: MLLKSVVIKKKNLTTVNESCTLEEALNILEDSGYRCVPILDESEKIFRGNIYKMHIYRHKANGGDMSLPVTYLLKNATKFIFVNTSFFKVFFTIKELPYIAVLDENNYFYGILTHSTLLNILAQSWNIERGSYVLTIATTGRQGDLAAMTKIIAKHSSIASCITLDIGEDEFIRRTLITLPAETTEETCAQIVENLERKNLKVVEIEDLKANNAE; this comes from the coding sequence ATGTTATTAAAATCCGTTGTTATCAAAAAGAAAAACCTTACAACTGTCAATGAATCTTGTACTTTAGAAGAAGCATTGAACATCCTTGAAGATTCAGGTTACCGCTGTGTGCCGATTCTTGATGAATCAGAAAAAATCTTCCGAGGAAATATCTATAAAATGCATATCTATCGCCATAAAGCAAACGGCGGAGACATGAGTCTACCAGTGACTTATTTATTGAAGAATGCCACTAAGTTTATTTTTGTGAATACTTCTTTCTTCAAAGTATTTTTCACGATCAAAGAGTTGCCTTACATTGCAGTTCTAGATGAAAACAATTATTTTTACGGCATTTTAACACATAGTACGTTATTAAATATTTTGGCGCAATCTTGGAATATCGAACGCGGAAGCTATGTTTTGACGATCGCAACAACTGGAAGACAAGGTGATTTAGCTGCAATGACGAAAATCATTGCTAAACACAGTAGTATTGCTAGCTGTATCACTTTAGATATTGGCGAAGATGAGTTTATCCGCCGTACATTGATTACTTTACCAGCTGAAACAACTGAAGAAACTTGTGCTCAAATAGTTGAAAATCTAGAGCGTAAAAACTTAAAAGTTGTTGAAATCGAAGATTTAAAAGCAAATAATGCAGAATAG
- the rpmG gene encoding 50S ribosomal protein L33 — MATKKAALACSDCGSRNYSKAVSEGKRGERLEIKKFCKYCQKYTLHKETK, encoded by the coding sequence ATGGCAACCAAAAAAGCAGCACTTGCATGTTCAGATTGTGGCTCCAGAAACTATTCTAAAGCCGTCAGTGAAGGAAAACGTGGAGAACGGTTAGAAATCAAGAAATTCTGTAAATACTGTCAAAAATACACGTTACATAAAGAGACGAAATAG
- the secE gene encoding preprotein translocase subunit SecE, translating to MKFLRSVKDEMKQVTWPSKKQLRKDTLVVIETSIIFAALFFVMDTAVQTVFGWILK from the coding sequence ATGAAGTTTTTACGTAGTGTTAAAGATGAGATGAAACAAGTAACTTGGCCATCAAAAAAACAATTACGCAAAGATACATTGGTCGTTATTGAAACGTCAATTATTTTCGCAGCATTGTTCTTTGTCATGGATACTGCAGTTCAAACAGTGTTTGGCTGGATTCTTAAATAA
- the nusG gene encoding transcription termination/antitermination protein NusG, whose product MESFEKNWYVLHTYSGYENKVKANIESRAQSMGMGDFIFRVVVPEETATEIKNGKEKEIVNKTFPGYVLVEMTMTDDSWYVVRNTPGVTGFVGSHGAGSKPAPLLQEEINHILRSIGMSTRQSDLDVSLGDTVRIIEGAFSGLEGEVTEVDEERQKLKVNIDMFGRETSTELDFEQVDSI is encoded by the coding sequence ATGGAATCATTTGAAAAAAATTGGTATGTACTTCATACATACTCTGGTTACGAGAATAAGGTCAAAGCAAACATTGAATCACGTGCGCAAAGCATGGGAATGGGTGATTTTATTTTCCGTGTTGTTGTTCCAGAAGAAACAGCCACAGAAATAAAAAATGGGAAAGAAAAAGAAATCGTCAATAAAACATTCCCAGGATATGTTTTAGTAGAAATGACGATGACGGATGATTCTTGGTACGTTGTCCGTAATACACCAGGTGTTACAGGATTTGTCGGCTCACATGGAGCGGGGAGTAAACCAGCACCGTTATTACAAGAAGAGATCAACCACATTTTGCGTTCGATCGGTATGAGTACTCGTCAGTCTGATCTAGATGTTTCTTTAGGAGACACGGTTCGAATCATTGAAGGAGCATTCTCTGGACTTGAAGGAGAAGTGACTGAAGTAGATGAAGAACGTCAAAAACTGAAAGTAAATATCGATATGTTCGGTCGTGAAACAAGTACAGAGCTAGACTTTGAACAAGTAGATTCAATTTAA
- a CDS encoding alpha/beta fold hydrolase, with translation MKRKTMFYTVLIGLALLFTGCTSKKIVEKQPSSDPTSSSETKLKSAVPTLFIHGYSGGSGSFGGMIKRLEADRVTKKELVLTVSVEGEVKASGNLTGKQDNPSIQVLFEDNKNNEWNQAEWIKNCLIYLRNTFEIDQVDLVGHSMGGVSALRYLTTYGDDPSLPAVQKFVAIAAPFNNFVELSEGETIDGLLANGPSVQSERYADYANGINKVSAGMPVLILAGDIEDGSLSDEIVPVADALSVVALFKAHGNSVQEKIFYGKNAQHSQLHENREVDQAVANFLWLSEK, from the coding sequence ATGAAAAGAAAAACGATGTTTTATACAGTTCTGATTGGTTTAGCGCTTCTTTTTACAGGCTGTACAAGTAAAAAAATAGTGGAGAAGCAACCTTCATCAGACCCGACAAGTTCTAGTGAAACTAAGTTAAAATCAGCAGTTCCTACACTTTTTATTCATGGTTATAGTGGCGGCAGCGGTTCTTTTGGCGGAATGATCAAACGACTAGAAGCAGATCGCGTCACGAAGAAAGAACTTGTTCTAACGGTAAGTGTTGAAGGAGAAGTGAAAGCTTCAGGAAATCTTACGGGAAAACAGGACAATCCAAGTATCCAAGTATTATTTGAAGATAATAAAAATAATGAATGGAACCAAGCGGAGTGGATCAAGAATTGCCTGATTTATCTTCGAAATACATTTGAAATCGATCAAGTCGATCTTGTCGGACATTCAATGGGCGGCGTCAGTGCGTTAAGGTATTTGACGACATATGGCGATGATCCAAGCTTACCGGCAGTTCAAAAATTTGTTGCGATTGCCGCTCCTTTCAATAATTTTGTTGAATTGTCAGAAGGGGAGACGATTGATGGATTGCTTGCAAATGGACCGTCTGTTCAAAGTGAACGCTATGCAGATTATGCAAACGGGATCAATAAAGTTTCAGCAGGAATGCCTGTACTGATTCTTGCCGGAGATATAGAGGACGGCAGTTTAAGTGATGAAATCGTTCCAGTAGCAGATGCACTAAGCGTAGTAGCCTTATTTAAAGCACATGGAAATAGTGTTCAAGAAAAAATCTTTTATGGGAAAAACGCACAGCATAGTCAGCTGCATGAAAATAGAGAAGTAGATCAGGCTGTTGCAAACTTTTTGTGGCTGTCTGAAAAATAA
- the sdaAA gene encoding L-serine ammonia-lyase, iron-sulfur-dependent, subunit alpha, producing MFLSIEELVEQAAAYPSVAELMIATEIENHGHSREKIIETMERNLAVMKQSIEEGVAGVTSVTGITGGDATRLNTYIQAGNFLSGETILTAVRNAVAVNEVNANMGLICATPTAGSAGVVPGVLMAAIEKLHLTHEQQLDFLFTAGAFGLVIANNSSISGAEGGCQAEVGSASAMASAALVSAAGGSADQSAQAVAITLKNMMGLICDPVAGLVEVPCVKRNALGSSQAFISADMALAGIRSVIPPDEVVAAMYQVGRQMPQIFKETAEGGLAMTPTAQRLTKEIANNQTK from the coding sequence ATGTTTCTATCAATAGAAGAGTTAGTAGAACAAGCAGCAGCTTACCCTTCTGTGGCTGAATTGATGATCGCAACAGAAATCGAAAATCATGGTCATAGTCGTGAAAAAATCATTGAGACAATGGAACGCAACCTTGCAGTTATGAAGCAGTCGATCGAAGAAGGTGTCGCTGGTGTGACATCAGTCACTGGTATCACGGGAGGGGACGCAACCCGATTAAATACATATATTCAAGCTGGAAATTTTTTAAGCGGCGAAACGATTTTAACCGCTGTTAGAAATGCGGTTGCTGTAAACGAAGTCAATGCCAACATGGGCTTGATTTGCGCCACTCCGACAGCTGGAAGTGCTGGGGTCGTTCCCGGTGTTTTGATGGCAGCTATTGAAAAATTACATTTAACACATGAACAACAGCTGGATTTCTTATTTACTGCTGGCGCTTTTGGCTTGGTGATTGCCAATAATTCCTCTATCAGTGGTGCAGAAGGCGGCTGTCAGGCCGAAGTTGGTTCAGCCAGTGCAATGGCCAGTGCTGCTTTAGTCAGTGCTGCCGGCGGCTCCGCCGATCAGTCTGCTCAAGCGGTTGCGATCACTTTAAAAAATATGATGGGGTTAATTTGTGATCCTGTCGCTGGACTTGTTGAAGTTCCTTGTGTGAAACGCAATGCCTTAGGTTCCTCACAAGCATTTATCTCAGCAGACATGGCACTTGCCGGCATCCGCAGTGTCATACCACCAGATGAAGTCGTAGCAGCAATGTATCAAGTAGGACGTCAAATGCCTCAAATCTTCAAAGAAACTGCCGAAGGCGGATTAGCGATGACACCAACTGCTCAACGGCTGACAAAAGAAATCGCAAATAATCAAACAAAATAA
- the sdaAB gene encoding L-serine ammonia-lyase, iron-sulfur-dependent subunit beta, giving the protein MENLRYKSVFDIIGPVMIGPSSSHTAGAARIGKIVRSIFGEQPDTVDIYLYESFAKTYRGHGTDIALVGGLLDMEPDDERLADSLKIAHEQNMEVLFVPLKEKAEHPNSVKLLVSKGDRKLSVTGISIGGGNIQISELNGFKISLTMGTPTFIIVHQDVPGMIAKVTNLLSETNINIGTMTVTRESKGEKAIMIIEIDHADIGDITMKLVQIPHIFSVNYFD; this is encoded by the coding sequence ATGGAAAATTTACGTTATAAAAGTGTCTTTGACATTATTGGTCCAGTAATGATCGGTCCTAGCAGTTCCCATACTGCAGGAGCAGCACGTATCGGTAAAATCGTCCGCAGTATTTTCGGAGAACAGCCTGATACTGTCGATATTTATTTATATGAATCGTTTGCTAAAACCTATCGCGGGCATGGGACCGATATTGCTTTAGTCGGAGGATTATTGGATATGGAGCCTGATGATGAACGATTGGCAGACTCATTAAAAATCGCTCATGAACAAAATATGGAAGTCCTATTTGTGCCACTCAAAGAAAAAGCAGAGCATCCCAATTCAGTAAAATTACTCGTCTCTAAAGGAGATCGTAAATTGTCAGTTACTGGAATTTCGATCGGCGGCGGTAATATTCAAATTTCCGAGCTGAATGGTTTCAAGATTTCGTTGACTATGGGAACTCCGACATTTATCATCGTCCATCAAGATGTTCCTGGAATGATCGCTAAAGTGACCAACCTTCTTTCTGAAACAAATATCAATATTGGCACAATGACTGTCACACGGGAATCGAAGGGTGAAAAAGCTATCATGATCATTGAGATCGATCATGCAGATATTGGGGACATTACTATGAAACTAGTTCAGATCCCTCATATTTTCAGTGTAAATTATTTTGATTAA
- the rplK gene encoding 50S ribosomal protein L11, translating to MAKKVEKLVKLQIPAGKATPAPPVGPALGQAGINIMGFTKEFNARTADQAGLIIPVVISVYEDRSFTFITKTPPAAVLLKKAAKIDKGSGEPNKTKVAKVTSDQVKEIAELKMADLNAANVESAMRMVEGTARSMGITVE from the coding sequence GTGGCAAAAAAAGTAGAAAAATTAGTTAAATTGCAAATTCCTGCAGGTAAAGCAACACCAGCTCCGCCAGTAGGTCCTGCACTAGGTCAAGCGGGTATCAACATCATGGGATTCACTAAAGAATTCAACGCTCGTACAGCTGATCAAGCTGGTTTGATCATTCCAGTAGTAATTTCTGTATATGAAGACCGTTCATTTACATTCATTACTAAAACACCACCAGCTGCAGTATTATTGAAAAAAGCTGCAAAAATCGACAAAGGTTCTGGTGAGCCAAACAAAACTAAAGTAGCTAAAGTAACTAGCGATCAAGTAAAAGAAATCGCTGAACTTAAAATGGCAGACCTAAACGCAGCTAACGTTGAGTCAGCAATGCGCATGGTTGAAGGAACTGCACGAAGCATGGGAATCACTGTAGAATAA
- the rplA gene encoding 50S ribosomal protein L1 → MAKKSKKMQEALKKVESTKVYPVAEAIALAKETNIAKFDATVEVAYRLNVDPKKADQQIRGAVVLPNGTGKTQSVLVFAKGEKAKEAEAAGADYVGDADMVQKIQGGWFDFDVVVATPDMMAEVGKLGRVLGPKGLMPNPKTGTVTMDVTKAVNEVKAGKVTYRVDKAGNIHVPIGKVSFDDAKLVENFNTINDVLLKAKPSAAKGQYIKNISVTTTFGPGIHVDQASF, encoded by the coding sequence ATGGCTAAAAAGAGCAAAAAAATGCAAGAAGCATTGAAAAAAGTTGAATCAACAAAAGTTTACCCAGTAGCAGAAGCGATCGCTTTAGCTAAAGAAACAAATATTGCAAAATTCGACGCAACTGTTGAAGTTGCTTACCGTTTAAATGTAGACCCTAAAAAAGCAGACCAACAAATTCGTGGTGCTGTAGTATTACCTAACGGAACTGGTAAAACACAATCTGTTTTAGTTTTCGCTAAAGGCGAAAAAGCAAAAGAAGCTGAAGCAGCTGGTGCAGATTACGTAGGCGATGCTGACATGGTTCAAAAGATCCAAGGTGGATGGTTTGACTTTGACGTAGTTGTAGCAACTCCAGACATGATGGCTGAAGTTGGTAAATTAGGTCGTGTCTTAGGTCCTAAAGGTCTAATGCCTAACCCTAAAACTGGTACAGTAACAATGGACGTAACAAAAGCTGTCAACGAAGTAAAAGCTGGTAAAGTAACTTACCGTGTTGACAAAGCTGGTAACATCCACGTACCGATCGGTAAAGTATCATTTGATGATGCAAAATTAGTTGAAAACTTCAATACGATCAACGACGTATTGTTGAAAGCTAAACCATCAGCAGCAAAAGGTCAATACATTAAAAACATTTCAGTAACAACAACATTTGGACCTGGAATCCACGTTGACCAAGCTTCATTTTAA
- the rplJ gene encoding 50S ribosomal protein L10 — MSEAAIAKKETLVEEAAAKFSAASSVVIVDYRGLTVEEVTNLRKQLRDANVEMKVIKNSILSRAAKKAGLEGLDEVFTGPTAVAFSNEDVVAPAKIIDEFAKDAKALEIKGGVIEGKVSSIEEITALAKLPSRDGLLSMLLSVLQAPVRNVAYAVKAVADKQEEVA; from the coding sequence ATGAGTGAAGCAGCAATCGCTAAAAAAGAAACCCTAGTTGAAGAAGCAGCAGCGAAATTCTCAGCAGCATCTTCAGTTGTTATTGTAGACTACCGTGGTTTAACAGTAGAAGAAGTAACAAACCTACGTAAACAATTACGTGATGCAAACGTTGAAATGAAAGTTATCAAAAATTCTATCCTTTCACGTGCAGCTAAAAAAGCAGGTCTAGAAGGTTTAGACGAAGTATTTACTGGTCCAACTGCTGTCGCTTTCAGTAATGAAGACGTAGTAGCACCAGCTAAAATCATCGATGAATTCGCGAAAGATGCGAAAGCATTGGAGATCAAAGGTGGCGTTATCGAAGGGAAAGTTTCTTCTATCGAAGAAATCACAGCTTTGGCAAAACTACCAAGCCGCGATGGATTACTTTCTATGCTATTATCTGTATTGCAAGCGCCAGTCAGAAACGTGGCTTACGCTGTCAAAGCAGTGGCAGACAAACAAGAAGAAGTTGCTTAA
- the rplL gene encoding 50S ribosomal protein L7/L12: protein MALNIENIIAELETATILELSELVKAIEEKFDVSAAAPVAAAAGPAAGGGEEQTEFTVELTAAGDQKVKVIKAVREATGLGLKEAKAVVDGAPAPVKEGASKEEAEALKAALEEVGASVTLK from the coding sequence ATGGCATTAAACATTGAAAACATTATTGCTGAACTAGAAACAGCAACTATCTTAGAATTAAGCGAATTAGTTAAAGCTATCGAAGAAAAATTTGACGTATCAGCAGCAGCTCCTGTTGCAGCAGCAGCAGGTCCTGCAGCTGGCGGCGGCGAAGAACAAACTGAATTTACTGTAGAATTAACTGCAGCTGGAGATCAAAAAGTTAAAGTTATCAAAGCAGTTCGTGAAGCAACTGGTCTTGGCTTGAAAGAAGCTAAAGCTGTAGTTGATGGCGCTCCTGCACCAGTTAAAGAAGGCGCATCTAAAGAAGAAGCAGAAGCATTAAAAGCTGCTTTAGAAGAAGTTGGCGCTTCTGTAACATTAAAATAA
- a CDS encoding membrane lipoprotein lipid attachment site-containing protein, producing MKKFILLAVGVSLLAGCSSGGKKENVKTNSSTKETTEMTSSSKEESKAKDEPESVEFVAKGDYIVGTDIEPGTYYAVLTELSHGERDTDKNAYVSMNVRGNTRKSEMLRDVGAKQRLILKEGDTITFDDNYSPSSWTVSFLNDSDFKKYMGGKDTDTSSSSSKEAPSSSSKESTPSSSKEETKASEKSESTAFKPTDVSDETIKSIKTYEDYLAMYQAIINNFLSEYEAAVKDTVLYDQASFEEQKKQYDQALESQKKQYSSYGNKKLAGKDTLVDFLISYRDSLTEMTKSMKESLQ from the coding sequence ATGAAAAAATTTATTTTGTTAGCTGTTGGGGTCAGCCTTTTAGCTGGATGTAGTTCTGGCGGAAAAAAAGAAAATGTTAAAACAAATAGTTCAACGAAAGAAACTACGGAAATGACCAGTTCTTCAAAAGAAGAGAGCAAAGCTAAAGATGAACCTGAGTCAGTTGAATTTGTCGCTAAAGGAGACTATATCGTAGGGACTGATATTGAACCTGGAACTTATTATGCTGTTTTGACTGAATTAAGCCATGGAGAAAGAGATACTGACAAAAATGCTTATGTGAGCATGAATGTTCGTGGTAATACTAGAAAAAGTGAAATGCTTAGAGATGTAGGAGCCAAACAACGATTGATCTTAAAAGAAGGTGACACGATCACTTTTGATGACAATTACTCTCCAAGCTCTTGGACAGTAAGTTTTTTAAATGATTCAGATTTCAAAAAATATATGGGCGGTAAAGATACGGATACTTCAAGCTCTAGTTCAAAAGAAGCTCCTTCTTCTAGTTCTAAAGAAAGTACTCCTTCTAGCTCTAAAGAAGAGACAAAAGCTTCTGAAAAATCTGAATCTACTGCATTTAAGCCTACTGATGTGTCTGATGAAACAATTAAATCGATCAAAACCTATGAAGATTATCTAGCGATGTATCAAGCGATTATCAATAACTTCTTATCCGAATATGAAGCTGCTGTAAAAGATACTGTGCTTTATGATCAAGCATCTTTTGAAGAACAAAAAAAACAATATGACCAAGCTCTTGAATCACAAAAGAAACAATATTCTAGCTACGGTAATAAGAAACTAGCTGGAAAAGATACGCTTGTTGATTTCCTTATTTCTTACAGAGATAGCTTAACTGAGATGACAAAGAGTATGAAAGAATCCTTACAATAA
- a CDS encoding GlsB/YeaQ/YmgE family stress response membrane protein, with the protein MHWLWTLIVGGVIGAIAGAITSKGKSMGIIFNIIAGLVGSSIGQALLGSWGPQLAGMALIPSIIGAVILVAVVSFFLGKK; encoded by the coding sequence ATGCATTGGTTATGGACATTAATCGTCGGTGGTGTGATCGGCGCAATTGCTGGCGCAATCACTAGTAAAGGCAAATCTATGGGCATAATTTTCAACATTATCGCGGGTTTAGTCGGTTCATCGATCGGTCAAGCTTTACTTGGTAGCTGGGGTCCTCAGCTTGCTGGAATGGCTTTGATTCCTTCAATCATCGGTGCGGTGATTTTAGTGGCAGTCGTTTCATTCTTTTTAGGTAAAAAATAA